A genomic segment from Phragmites australis chromosome 6, lpPhrAust1.1, whole genome shotgun sequence encodes:
- the LOC133921096 gene encoding ubiquitin-like protein ATG12: MAAEVDQKVVVHVRSTGDAPILKQSKFKISGRDKFLKVIEFLCRQLHQDTLFVYINSAFSPNPDELVIDLYNNFGIDGKLVVNYALSTAWG, encoded by the exons ATGGCCGCGGAGGTTGATCAGAAAG TTGTGGTGCATGTGCGGTCGACGGGTGATGCGCCGATACTGAAGCAATCCAAATTCAAG ATTTCAGGGCGAGATAAATTTCTGAAAGTCATCGAATTTCTTTGCCGACAACTTCATCAGGATACACTG TTTGTCTATATCAACAGTGCATTTTCTCCAAACCCAGACGAACTGGTAATTGACTTGTATAAT AACTTTGGTATTGATGGGAAGCTGGTGGTAAACTATGCTTTGTCCACAGCATGGGGCTGA
- the LOC133920347 gene encoding growth-regulating factor 1-like, protein MMMMSGRAGGGGGAPGRYPFTASQWQELEHQALIYKCLAFGKPIPSYLMPPLRRILDSAISTSPSLAFPPQPSLGWGCFGMGFSRKADEDPEPGRCRRTDGKKWRCSKEAYPDSKYCEKHMHRGKNRSRKPVEMSLATPAPTSSNVASATSATTATSSPAPSYHRPAAAAHDAAPYHALYGGSPYAASAGPAASYHAQVSPFHLHLDTTHPHPPASYYVEQRDYAYWHTAKEVGEHAFLSEGTNERDRHAAGQWQFKPLGMEPKQGATSLFPGGGYGNGSASAYSVDLTKEEDNEEERRRQQQQHCFVLGADLRLERPSGHDAEAAAQKPLRPFFDEWPHEKNNKGPWMGLDGETQLSMSIPMATNDLPISSRYRNAE, encoded by the exons atgatgatgatgagcggTCGCGCGGGTGGCGGGGGCGGCGCCCCTGGGCGGTACCCGTTCACGGCATCGCAGTGGCAGGAGCTGGAGCACCAGGCGCTCATCTACAAGTGCCTGGCGTTCGGCAAGCCCATCCCCTCCTACCTCATGCCGCCGCTCCGCCGCATCCTCGACTCTGCCATCTCCACCTCCCCCTCCCTCGCCTTCCCGCCCCAACCATCGC TGGGGTGGGGCTGCTTCGGGATGGGGTTCAGCAGGAAGGCGGACGAGGACCCGGAGCCCGGGAGGTGCCGGCGAACGGACGGCAAGAAGTGGCGTTGCTCCAAGGAGGCCTACCCGGACTCCAAGTACTGTGAGAAGCACATGCATCGCGGCAAGAACCGTTCAAGAAAGCCTGTGGAAATGTCCTTGGCCACGCCGGCGCCGACCTCTTCCAACGTTGCATCAGCCACGAGCGCCAcaaccgccacctcctccccggcgcCCTCCTACCACCgcccggcggccgccgcgcacgACGCGGCGCCGTACCACGCGTTGTACGGCGGCAGCCCCTACGCAGCCTCCGCCGGGCCGGCTGCATCTTACCACGCGCAGGTGAGCCCGTTCCATCTCCACCTGGACACCACTCACCCACACCCGCCCGCGTCATACTACGTGGAACAAAGGGACTATGCCTATTGGCACACAGCTAAGGAGGTCGGCGAGCACGCCTTCCTCTCCGAGGGCACAAATGAGAGGGACCGTCACGCCGCGGGACAGTGGCAGTTCAAGCCGCTCGGCATGGAGCCGAAGCAGGGCGCCACGTCGCTGTTCCCGGGTGGCGGGTACGGGAATGGCTCGGCGTCGGCGTACTCCGTTGATCTGACAAAGGAAGAGGACAACGAGGAAGAAAGGCGgcgtcagcagcagcagcactgcTTCGTGCTGGGCGCCGACCTGAGGCTGGAGAGGCCGTCTGGCCACGACGCCGAGGCCGCGGCGCAGAAGCCGCTGCGGCCCTTCTTCGACGAGTGGCCGCACGAGAAAAACAACAAAGGCCCGTGGATGGGGCTCGACGGCGAGACGCAGCTGTCCATGTCCATCCCTATGGCCACGAACGACCTCCCCATCTCCTCCCGCTACCGTAATG CTGAGTGA